The Synchiropus splendidus isolate RoL2022-P1 chromosome 5, RoL_Sspl_1.0, whole genome shotgun sequence DNA window ATAAAGTCACAAACAGGATCACCCCCGGAGTCGCCACAAATGGAGACAACAGGGCAAAATGAGATTATAATAGTCATTATGGGGGGTGGAAAAGGAAACTCAGTGAGCGtgtgtaatgtgtgtgtgacaatCAAATCATGCATCTAACAGCTGTGAAGGGCCCTGGTGTAACCTCACTGTGGGTGAGTGGAGTCCTGGATGTCTTGCTTGACTACTCTGTTACCCACCCCCCTCTGCTGGCTGCTCACTTCCACGGGAAAATAAAATCGAAaatcatgtgtttttaaaaagtgatgcCCATCAGCACGGCTTCAACAGTCCGAGTGACAAGGTCAGCAGTGGATCAGATGGCCTGGAGAGGAGTCTTTAGAGGCTCGGCGGTGCTAGATTCGGGCTTTATAAGGATATCACTGCCACATCTGGCTCTTACCGTTCTGAGCTGTGATGAGGGGCAGCATCCAGTTCCCCAGCAGGACCAGCAGCGCCGCGCTCGGATGCATCGTTGAGACTCGGGAAGAGTAGCAGGGTCTCGGTCGGTCGGACGGATGTGGGAGGACAGATCGCGTATTGATCAGCTGCTCTATAGAGACGGGCCCAGCATAGCACCTTTCGCGACGGAAAAGACGCCCGGTGGAGAGATCACAGTCGTCCGGGACGAGGCCAGCCGCTCAGGGATGCCGATGAGCGGCCATAAGGCGCCGACGAAGCCCGGTCGGATTGCGGCAGGAGAGGTCTCTGGATGTCAGGGAGATTGTCCACGGTGGAGTTGAGGAGATTCAAAGATGCGCACTGCGATGCGCATTTGCGCTCTCGGGGGTCACGGCTCGCTGATTGAAATGACACAAACGCGCACAATTACGGGAAGTGATGTCGGCGAAACCACCAGTCGGATATCGGCATCGGGCTATTTTTAATACCAAAACGAGCAGCAGATGCTGATAGGACGGCGGCGACGACAAGCTGCGCGTCCCCGGTGCGCATGGGCGAGCGCGCGCACGGACGCGATTATTTCGCCCCTGCTCTCTCCGTCCACACGCGTCCTGATGCGTCCATGAGATGACAAGCGCCCATTCTCCGTTTCTGGTCTCGATATGCGTTTGGCATTCCGGCCATGTGATTTCCCTCCACTCTGCTTAAAAGCGTCTGAATAATTTATGCCAAAAGCTCAAGACGTTTATCACCAGTCAAGACGTCAACTAAGTGGAGACGCGCAGGACGCCCTCCAACTCTCGGCTGGTGCAGAGAGCTGCGTACGTTAGAGATGAGTTCCTGAGCGCATTTAGAAATGGTGACATCACATCATCGGTCTGGCAGCGTTTCTGGCTGAATCCAGAACATCCCCTTGAAAGTTCATCATGGCCTCCATTAATCCGCTCTGCGTGCATTCTGTGCTGAGCCTCTAGCGCACTCTAGTGGTCCAAGGATGTCAACGGAGATATAAATCACTGACGTAAACCAGTCACTCACATTATGACCATTAAGCAGCGAAGAAAGTCACCTTGCTTGTCCTGAAGTGACGTGGACATGCAAGCAGGGGAAGTCAAACTTCCTTTTGTCAATTTGTATTTAACTAGGATATTGTTGCTTGATTGAAAAGACAACtcttataaaatatatatatagcatctCAGGGAGATAACGGACAATCAAACCTGTCTAATCCGTTAAATAAGATGTCATGGATAActcatgtttttgtcaacataagCATTAGAAATTATGAAGTGATTTCAAGATGAAGGTTAAACACCTCCTCCCAACAATCACTGCAGATGCTGAGCACACAACACTGTTCAGCCGACTTTTCAAATGTGCTTTAAAAAATATGGAATTCGAAGCCACACATTTGCTCAGGTTTAATAAATCAGATTTCATGCTCATAAGAAATTAATTGGAATTTTCTTCTCCTTGCAAAATTGAGCAAAGACACCTCCAAACCTGCGATCGGGGGCGCCATTGGTAACTTTGTATCGCTTTGATTTTTTTAGTATTGAGCTTCAATTTGCACAAGTTTTGCCAGATCCTTATTACGTAAAACCTTTTCTAGTATTTAGATTGATATTTCAGGGCCTCAACACATGTATGAATTATGGCTTGTAATGCATTTCATCGAAATTTCTGAAGACATCTCGGTGTTGAGCTGTTCACATTTCTATTGTCACTTGCTGAATTTATTCACCCTTTATGTGTCATGCTGCTGCACAGAATGGGGAAACATTATGTTATTGCGTGATATTAACGTGAAATAGCCACGATAACGTTCATTTGTGTCCATGTAGCCGCTTCATGCACAAACTGGGCTCTGCCTCCTCAACAAAGGAGGTGTGGTCTGGGCAAAATGGTATTTAATTCACCTGAATCCAATATCAATTTAAGAACTCCTGAAATGAGCATATATGAGACCTAAAATACATGCAAACCTTGAGTAAATCAGTCTCAGTTAGTCAGTACAGAGCAACAAGGTGTTTCTTTGAATTACTGTAGctatgtagttttttttttttttcaagccatCGTCTTGAATGCACCATATCTTATAACCCTGTAATGACTGTGCAGCAGCTTTAAGGAGAAAATGTAAAAGTTTTGGTGCACAAATAGTCAGTAAACTGCCATCACAAATCTCTGGATTTGTTGCTACCAATATACATTTGCAtatttgagtgaaaaacattGATATCCTCGGTATTAATAGCATCTCGGGCTGTTCATGCTTACAACCGTTaggttgtttttgtgttttagaAGTTTATTTTGTGACTTCACTAAAGTGTGCTTAGAATGTTGAGTGAGTTTGATGGCGGCCTGAGGTTTGACTCGTTGCTTGTTtccaccaaaacaacaacagaacacaATTGCAGAACAAACTTCCCTCCACTCCAGAGTCCATGAAAGGTTTCAAAATGTGACCCCACCTGAAAACCCACTGGGGCCAATCACATGAAGAAATGTCAACGTGGACGGCACACCCTCTTTTGTCCGGAACCAATCAGAGTGGACGTGTGGCATTTTGCCCCAGGGGGAAAACTTACTGGATGAGTTACCTACGCGTCACTGAACTGTTGCCAATGTGTTCTCAATGGTGGAGCCTCTGTCGGGCTTTCTACTGCGGCTGTCTTCTTTTCTCGGGCGGACTAGTATGGAAAGTAGACAACAATGGCTTACCAGACTGAAGAATGAGCTGAGCAACAGCCCTCTGGTGTCAAACGTGGCTTTTGGGTTCATCCTCATGGGACTTGAGAGGCTGGTGGAGGTGGAGTTTGAATGTCCTTGCAACCCGAACTGGAACGGAGTGTTTTCGTCAGCTTTCTTCATCATTCCTGCAGTCATGGCTTTCACCTTGATGCTGATCATACAAGGATGCCGGTGTAACGTGTGGTGCAAGAAGACAGTGTCGGTGTCCACGTTCGTCCCCGCCATCGTCTGGCTGATTTTGCTCTTCCTGGATGGCCAGTACTTTGCTTGTGCGATGACAGACTGGGAGGGCAGATTTGTAATCGTGGACAAGGCAGCTCCTCAGAAGTGGTGTGAGCCAGTTAGTAAGGGAGATGTCACCGCACAGGAGCTCATGCTTCGCTCACAGCAGCTCTTCGTCTGCTCTCAGGTGAGTCGACCGCTCATGTGAAGATGTGCAGTTTAAACCTTCAAAGTCAGATATGAAGGTAGAAAGTATAATCCACGAGAGAAGTAGTGTTTGTGTCGATGTTGATGAAGCAGCAACACTACTAGACAAGCTACAGTTCTGACGAGTGTTACCACATAGTATGAGTACAGAGCGTTCTTATTCAATGTCTTAAGAGAAGTTGTGATAGCAGATGTAGTTCTGTTTGGACCACCTGTAGTCGGTGTGGTACAAGTTGCACTCTGCCAGTTGGATGTACTTTGTTTAGACAAACAGGGAAAATTAAGCAAAAATACATGTAGATATGGATGAAgttgtaaacatttttatagATGTAGTAGTTGAAGAGGCAGAATTAAAAGTAATAGCTGTAGCGCTACTGcactaaaacaaaaaattgtggatgacagaaaaagatggaaaaaagtTTCCAGCAGTGAGTCGAAGGCTACTATCCGTGGTAGTTGTATTTGCAAACATTTGATGCATTATATTTAGTGATAGAATTACTGGAAGATGCATTGGTAGATGTAGTGTTTGTGAGTAGTATGAGTATAATTGAAGTAGACATAGCAGCGGTAATCCTAAAGATAattatgactgaaaaaaaaacagaaaaacagcacAGTAAAAATAATAGTTGTTAAGCAGCAGTCGTTCAGTCAAGTGGACCGTCTTCCGTGGCAGTTTTGACCACAACCACAGTGAGGTAGTAGTCGCAGAAGTATAAAAACTAGAAGTGGCAGTGGTCACACGAGTAGCAGTGCAAAAGGCTGGATGTGCTACTATATTTCATATCCAGCTACGTGAGAGTGATAGCTGTGCATGTGCTCATGAACTACAGGTATGTTTGCTGCATGTGGTGATGTCTCATCATGTTGAGATAAGAACAATTGTAAAAGTGCAGGATTAATTCCTGCAAACTGGGTCTGAGTGCTGCCTTGCTCTCCTGCACACAGGTCATAGGAATCATCCTGCTGGTTTTTATATGCTTGGGTCTCATCGTGTATGTGATCAGAGAGAGCTGCCTGCAGGAGGTGCAGATGCCCGACACGGAGGTGGCTGAGCTGACAGTTATCAGGATGAACTCGTTGAGGACCAGGACATCATGAGAGGACAGGCAGCTCCTCTCCGTGTGGATGCTTTGCGGCTCTATCATCAACAGACTGCAATGTAATTATTGTCAATATTCATAGTAAAATATTCTGCTGGACTTCTGTCCATTCTGCCATTTGTGTAAATATGAGATTACAGTTCTATTTTTTTGCTGCTGAAAGCCACATATGTGTGACATTGAGGTACTATTTATCTTCCACTCCAACATATCACCTATAAGCAGTGTTAAAACATTGAATCATCTCTATGTACTTCCATGTTGATCTTCTGTGAGTACTAAAGGCTGGCCCTGGTctgtgtttgattttttttttcttgctgcagTATATAAACATTCACAATTTCTTTGCCGGcatggtttattattatttttgtaataaaatatatttatttatataagaaaaataaaaacctcagGGATTGAAAGTCATGTTTTTGTAGTATGTTTTTACAACTCTCACCATTTTGGCTACATTTTGATAAATACTGAGTCTTACGTTGCGCTACATGTCACCGAGAAGGCGCTCTGTTAAGCGTATTAACCCCATAGACATGCAACATTACTGCATTCAAACAAGTCAAGCTGCGAATAAGGGGCTTGATGGAGTTACTACTTGACAGtggacacctgtaacttcaatgaAAGCAATATTTTTGGGTGTGTTTCTGTATAAGTTTGGGAGTAAATTTAGTTTAGGTtgagaaaaaagacaaaaagttgCGCAGCGATGCTTGTTGGTTCCCCTTTGCTAGCAACATCTGCTGTGCATTATTGCAGTTTGCAGtcatgttgaaaagaaaatgtggttGTCATGTCAAACTTGGATTTacaaaaaagtgaagaaaacCGACTCCTTGGAGCAGAAAAAGGTGAGTTTTGAAATCATGAGTGTGTTGGAGTAAGAGTTCAGAGTGAGGAACGGACACGAGTCTTCTGACCAAGCATCCATCCCTCCCCACCTGGCTTACACAAGTAAGTGATCTCCTTGTTGTAGCAGTGTGAACAGAAGTCTCGGCCATCGTGGATACAGAAGTAGAGTAGAAGTAGTCGATGTAGTAGCACCACACTACTAGATGATGTATACTTTAGTTTATTATAACAGAGCAATGTAGAACAGTGTAGCCAGCATGCTGTAGCTCGACATTGGATGTGTGGTACAGTCTGTAGTACTCAGGATGTGCACATTGTCCTAAATTCTTCCATGCTGCTTCTGTTCTGTTGTTCCGattttttaattcaatctcATGTTGAGAAGATGATTTTAATCATGTTTCCTTTTTGTTCTGCGACAAACTATCGAACATAAGCACCGAATGAAAGAAGCAACAAGGCCAACTGTCAGGATCACCACTGTCGCTAACACAAGCATGACATCGACACAGTGATACTGATACCAGGAGAGCTTGAAGGACTCAGATCTGAGGTGGGCAGctcctttgtgtctcattacaaACTCTAGCCAGAAGATGGCAGTGTCCATTGGCGTCTTGGGCTGATCCCTGTGAAGCCTGGAGAGTCTCTGCATGTTGCTCCTGTAGGACGGGTTGGTCAGGACCTCCTGGAGATCCTTGTAGAAAGTCTCTTCTGTCAGTTGGGAGAAACGAATCATCTTTCCAGCCCCACGTGCCACGATGCGCAAGACGTTATCTGGCTGATCAAAGATCAGTGGCATTCCAAGTATTGGGACGCCGTGGTAGATGGCTTCCTGGACACCGTTGGTTCCTCCGTGAGGCACAAACAGTTTGACTTTGGGATGTCCTAAGAGGTCCTTCTGTGGCATCCAGTCAACCAGCAAGGTGTTGTTGCCCAGGGTTGTTGGTCTGTCACCTGTGTGCCTCCAGATGACCTTCTGCGGTAGCCTGGCGAACGCTGCTGCGATATTGTTCGCTATGTCACCAGGAAGTGCTCCAATTAATGTCCCAAGAGACATGACAATGACCCCGTGTTCTCCAGAACTCTGGACAAACTCCTCCAAGTCCTCAGGCAGTGGTTTTGCAGGTTTGCACTGGAAGCCACCAATGTAGATGATGTTGGGCATGGTGGGACGAGGGAACTCGAAAACAAAGTCCACTCTCATGAGCCACAGATCTGCAGCTTGGAAAATGGAGTTGTAGTCCATCTCTGGACCTAGATATTTATTGATGACCTTTGTGTAATGCGGTGCGATATACACTGCGGTCTGGTATTCACCATAAATATAACCAAGCATATTAAAGACTCTTTCTGAGAAACTCATTTTGTCACTGAACTCTGTCCCTGTCATGGGGATGTAAGACAGAGGAGAAGGTGCGAGAACAAAGTGTCCTTCACCACTTCCAGCCCATCTGACATTGAAAACAAGTGGGATCTTTAGGTAGTGGCTGAGAATAGTACCTGCAGGAATAGCAGGGTCGGTCAGGATGAGGTCATAGTGCTCCTCCTTGAGAGACCGGATTAGAGCTTTGTTCTCCAAGAGTGCCTCAAGCAAGTTGCTGCTCTTCTTGTGCATCTCAGAAGCCTTTTGTGCCATTTCCATCATCAGTTCATAGGGGGCCCAAATTGATGTTCCCTCTTGCTGCAGCTTCATTAATTGGGTCACAAAAGTACTTACAAATTCTTCATCAAATCCAGAGTCGTGATCCAGAGGGATGGAGGTGTAGAAGCGTGACTTCTCCTTGATGTACCAGCTGTCTCTCGGTCGGAACaccgccacctggtggcctctggagtgCAGCTCCTCGATGAGGACCTTCATGTTCACCCAGTGGCTCCCATCCACCGGATACACCAGGACTTTCCCTCCCtcagtcacagcagcacagaggagGAAGATACTGATCCAGACACGATACATCTTCACTCTGGTGAGTTAAACAGTTCAGATTATTATCACAGTTCCATAGGAGTCTGCCACCGTAAGCTACAACTATCAAAAGTACTGCTCTGGTCAGTATCtatcaataataatgataataataataataaacatatgtGCGACATTTGcaataaaatattcaactttgacatCACTATTTCAATGGGCTGTGGCTTGAAAATAGAGATGAAGGCATACTggacatgagaaaaaaaaatcatcattgtgacccaaagtttgaGATGGAAGTAAAGACACTCATCTCATTGGTATATTATGACATCATCTGGCGGCAACCACATTCTGGGTCAGTTAAATTCACTCACCTGTTCTCTGCCACAAAGTTACGTATCAGGCAGATGTACGTCACTGGTGAGGGTTGACTATGTGATGCCGCGCGTGGATGTGGCTAGACTGGTCTTGAAAAATCAAGAATTAAGCAGGAGTGAAATACTTTCTCTCCTCCAGTATGAGCTGAGTGGATACAAAATAGGTACAATGTTCTTCTTATGGATGGACAATCGCTCACTTTTTGTTTAATACCCCCGAGGTGCGTGTGCTAATGGTTGCGAACAAGGCTAGGTTTTCTCATACAAACTATACTTCCATCATttctattttgtagtttttttttgtttattattatgattttgttGTCCAGGAATGACACGATtcatcaacaataataatttaaaaatgaagtgactTTGTGAGATTTAACTTGTTCTTCAGATGTGCTTGGTTCGGTGTCAAACTTATGGCCCGCAGGCCACATAGGACTGATTACTTACGGCTCAAAACTGGATTCAAACAAGCGACAATAACCTGTTATCAACTGAGATTATGGGCCTCCTTTATATCAGGTCAAATAATTGAATTGGCTGTCCATCTAATCCTGCTATGACCTCCACATTAGTAATAGTGGAAAGTATCTCCGTCTGTGCGGAACAACTGGAGTTCATTTACTTTTCTGTCAGTGTTGGTGGCACGCCATTGGAAGCAGCTTGTGGTGGGTAGATGaagtatcgtgaaacagtattgcagagttgatgaaacagtcccaattttcagagacactagatggcgctgttgttttagaaatcatgtgatgcttcattcaattagtccaaacattttacagccgacagtgccatctagtgtcctctgaaaatctggacactgtttcatgaaacctcatcaagccATCAGTAAACCTGTGTTCGCTGTTTTTACCATGACAACTACCCACTGTAGTTTGCTCTATGTAACGTAGTTATTCAAACTAGGCAGGAATGGAGCAATGGCTCAGAAGATACTTGTTTGACTCTGTTAGTTTTCCAAACCCCCTGGTCTCAGTGGGGACACAAGACTACATGGGGACTCATTGTAACACTGCTTAGGCTGAACCGACTGGGACCATGACCGGTAGAAATCACAGCCACAAGTCTGCAGGAcaaaagcattttgtttccACCTGGTCGCAAACTGGGCTCCTTGCGTGCATGAGTCGAATGTGATAACCATAATACTACAGAAACTATCTGCATACTTGTGAAGCCCTTCAAACCACAATCTGTCCATCAAAGGGTTTCCATTTGAAGAATTCAATTATTCCATCTGAAAGTGCTCTTTCTATGAGGAAAGATATTTTGAATGAAGATACACATTGAGTGGGAAATCTATCACTTCCCATTTCCAACTCCAGTTCAAATGTTTCTCCTCCTCTATGCTGTTCCACAGTGCACTTGAATGTTTCACAAATCAACCAGTGAACCGAAGCATTTGTTCAGGCCACACACAGTTGAATAATAAGTAAACACAGATCACAAATCACAAAAAAGAcctgagttgttcaagtcagtTTAGCCTCTTACCTGATCTGTCCCTGGACAGCGTTACAGAACCCGGCGCCTTCACTTCTGAATGAATAACAACTTTACTTATGGTAACGTGACTGTCTCGTAAGTTGAGCTGATAAGACATGAAAAGACAAAGT harbors:
- the LOC128758755 gene encoding UDP-glucuronosyltransferase 2B1-like — translated: MYRVWISIFLLCAAVTEGGKVLVYPVDGSHWVNMKVLIEELHSRGHQVAVFRPRDSWYIKEKSRFYTSIPLDHDSGFDEEFVSTFVTQLMKLQQEGTSIWAPYELMMEMAQKASEMHKKSSNLLEALLENKALIRSLKEEHYDLILTDPAIPAGTILSHYLKIPLVFNVRWAGSGEGHFVLAPSPLSYIPMTGTEFSDKMSFSERVFNMLGYIYGEYQTAVYIAPHYTKVINKYLGPEMDYNSIFQAADLWLMRVDFVFEFPRPTMPNIIYIGGFQCKPAKPLPEDLEEFVQSSGEHGVIVMSLGTLIGALPGDIANNIAAAFARLPQKVIWRHTGDRPTTLGNNTLLVDWMPQKDLLGHPKVKLFVPHGGTNGVQEAIYHGVPILGMPLIFDQPDNVLRIVARGAGKMIRFSQLTEETFYKDLQEVLTNPSYRSNMQRLSRLHRDQPKTPMDTAIFWLEFVMRHKGAAHLRSESFKLSWYQYHCVDVMLVLATVVILTVGLVASFIRCLCSIVCRRTKRKHD